From the genome of Kaistella daneshvariae, one region includes:
- the glyA gene encoding serine hydroxymethyltransferase — protein sequence MDPIFDLIEQERQRQTHGVELIASENFVSENVMKAVGSVLTNKYAEGYPGRRYYGGCEVVDEVENLAIERAKELFGVDYANVQPHSGSQANAAIYLSIMKPGDKMLGLDLSMGGHLTHGSFVNFSGIQYDAHFYGVERESGLIDYEAMRQKALEVKPKMIIAGYSAYSRDLDFKKFREVADEVGATLWADIAHPAGLIAKGLLSSPFEHCHVVTTTTHKTLRGPRGGLIMMGKDFENTYGHKTPKGDVKMMSQVLDSAVFPGIQGGPLEHVIAGKAVAFAEALDAQFLVYMKQVVSNARALAKAMIDNGFDIVSGGTDNHLMLVDLRNKNVNGKETEKALVKADITCNKNMVPFDDKSAFTTSGIRLGTAAITTRGLKEADMEVLAGLINDVVMNINDENTIAGVRKKVNQMMEGKALFNF from the coding sequence ATGGATCCAATTTTTGACCTCATAGAACAGGAAAGACAAAGACAAACGCATGGTGTGGAGCTGATTGCTTCAGAAAACTTTGTTTCGGAAAACGTGATGAAGGCCGTCGGCAGCGTTTTGACGAATAAATATGCTGAAGGCTATCCGGGCAGAAGATATTACGGCGGATGTGAGGTTGTGGATGAGGTGGAGAATCTGGCTATTGAGCGCGCGAAAGAACTTTTCGGTGTGGATTATGCGAATGTTCAGCCACATTCCGGCTCGCAGGCAAATGCCGCTATTTACCTTTCCATCATGAAACCGGGTGATAAAATGTTGGGTCTGGATTTATCGATGGGCGGGCATTTGACGCACGGTTCTTTTGTAAATTTTTCGGGAATCCAGTATGATGCGCACTTTTATGGCGTGGAAAGAGAAAGCGGACTGATCGATTATGAGGCAATGCGCCAAAAAGCTTTAGAAGTAAAGCCAAAAATGATTATTGCGGGTTATTCGGCATATTCGCGAGACTTGGATTTTAAAAAATTCCGGGAGGTGGCAGATGAAGTGGGTGCTACGTTGTGGGCAGATATTGCACACCCGGCCGGATTAATTGCGAAAGGATTATTGAGTTCTCCGTTTGAACATTGCCATGTGGTGACAACAACGACGCATAAAACCTTGCGTGGCCCGCGTGGCGGACTGATTATGATGGGTAAAGATTTTGAAAATACCTACGGACATAAAACTCCGAAAGGTGATGTGAAAATGATGAGCCAGGTTTTGGACAGTGCGGTTTTCCCGGGAATTCAGGGCGGTCCGCTGGAGCACGTGATTGCCGGTAAAGCGGTGGCATTTGCAGAAGCGCTTGATGCTCAATTCTTAGTTTATATGAAACAGGTTGTTTCTAATGCACGAGCTTTGGCAAAAGCGATGATTGACAATGGTTTTGATATCGTGAGTGGCGGAACCGATAACCACTTAATGTTGGTGGACCTTCGAAATAAAAACGTGAACGGAAAGGAAACCGAAAAAGCGCTTGTGAAGGCGGATATTACGTGTAATAAAAATATGGTGCCTTTTGATGATAAATCGGCGTTTACCACCTCGGGAATCCGTTTAGGTACGGCAGCAATTACCACGCGCGGTTTGAAAGAAGCTGATATGGAGGTGCTTGCAGGATTGATTAATGACGTGGTGATGAACATCAATGATGAAAATACCATTGCGGGGGTGCGTAAAAAGGTAAATCAGATGATGGAAGGAAAAGCCCTGTTTAATTTTTAA